The following are encoded in a window of Gemmatimonadota bacterium genomic DNA:
- a CDS encoding tyrosine--tRNA ligase, giving the protein ALMVNNADWLRTLNYITFLREIGEHFSVNRMLTAEAYRLRMETGLTFLEFNYQILQAYDFLMLFREYGCTMQFGGDDQWGNIVAGVDLIRRKERAAAQAITTPLLTLSDGKKMGKTAEGAIWLDPGMTSPYDFYQFWINVDDRDVEGLLGHFTFLPMEQVRELGALEGEKIRHAKSVLAFEATKITHGEEAASQAERGARSVFGGAQAGAEDVPTVEIGRERLEAGINVVDLFVEAELGKSKSEVRRLIQQGGASVNGERVDAIDRMLGTRDLDDEGVLLLRAGKKRFQRVKTG; this is encoded by the coding sequence GAGCGCTGATGGTGAACAACGCGGACTGGCTGCGCACGCTGAACTACATCACTTTCCTGCGGGAGATCGGAGAGCATTTCAGCGTGAACCGGATGCTGACGGCCGAGGCCTACAGGCTTCGAATGGAGACGGGTCTCACCTTCCTGGAATTCAACTACCAGATCCTCCAGGCCTACGATTTCCTCATGCTCTTCCGGGAGTACGGCTGCACGATGCAGTTCGGGGGAGACGACCAGTGGGGGAACATCGTGGCCGGCGTGGACCTGATCCGGCGCAAGGAACGGGCGGCTGCGCAGGCGATTACCACGCCCCTGCTGACCCTTTCGGACGGCAAGAAGATGGGCAAGACGGCCGAAGGCGCCATCTGGCTCGATCCCGGTATGACCTCACCCTACGACTTCTACCAGTTCTGGATCAACGTGGACGACCGGGACGTGGAAGGCCTCCTCGGCCATTTTACCTTCCTGCCCATGGAGCAGGTGCGGGAACTCGGCGCCCTCGAGGGCGAGAAGATCCGCCACGCCAAGTCGGTCCTGGCCTTCGAGGCGACGAAGATCACCCACGGCGAGGAAGCGGCGTCCCAGGCGGAGCGCGGCGCCCGGAGCGTATTCGGCGGCGCGCAGGCGGGGGCGGAAGACGTGCCCACCGTGGAGATCGGCCGGGAACGCCTGGAGGCCGGCATCAACGTGGTCGACCTGTTCGTGGAAGCCGAACTGGGCAAGAGCAAGAGCGAAGTGCGCAGGCTGATCCAGCAGGGCGGCGCTTCCGTCAACGGCGAGCGCGTGGACGCCATCGACCGAATGCTCGGTACGAGGGATCTTGACGACGAAGGCGTCCTGCTCCTGAGGGCCGGCAAGAAGCGGTTCCAGCGCGTCAAGACCGGGTAA
- a CDS encoding sugar phosphate isomerase/epimerase, with translation MIGIHASLAEALDMAAQYGFDGVDINLPDVAEMARETSAGEVRDLFERAGRRPGNWGLPIEWHGAGEKWTEELTRLRRYAGLARDIGALRTTAVVMPWSDERTFDENYAFHVERLKPVAEILGEHDCRFGLEFIGPETLRRGRKHAFVYTMDGMLALCRDVGPNVGLLLDLWHWYTSHGTWDDLTRLGNGDVVNVHVNDAPAGVPVDEQIDNKRCLPGETGVLDIARFLKALDAMGYDGPVTAEPFSARVNALAPRDALRETSEAMHRAWASAGIG, from the coding sequence ATGATCGGCATTCACGCTTCCCTCGCCGAAGCGCTGGATATGGCTGCGCAGTACGGGTTCGACGGTGTCGATATCAACCTGCCGGATGTGGCCGAAATGGCACGGGAGACTTCTGCCGGGGAGGTCCGCGATCTTTTTGAACGAGCCGGCCGCCGTCCCGGCAACTGGGGCCTGCCGATCGAATGGCACGGCGCAGGGGAAAAGTGGACGGAAGAGTTGACCCGGCTACGCCGGTATGCCGGCCTGGCACGGGACATCGGCGCACTGCGGACGACTGCCGTGGTCATGCCCTGGTCGGATGAACGGACCTTCGACGAGAACTACGCCTTCCACGTGGAGCGTCTGAAGCCCGTGGCCGAGATCCTCGGGGAGCACGACTGCCGCTTCGGCCTGGAGTTCATCGGCCCGGAAACGCTTCGTCGGGGCAGGAAGCACGCGTTCGTTTATACCATGGACGGCATGCTGGCGCTTTGCCGCGACGTGGGTCCGAACGTGGGCTTGCTGCTGGACCTGTGGCACTGGTACACATCCCACGGCACCTGGGATGACCTCACGCGGCTGGGCAACGGCGACGTGGTCAACGTACACGTCAACGACGCGCCGGCCGGGGTCCCGGTGGACGAGCAGATCGACAACAAGCGGTGCCTGCCCGGCGAGACCGGCGTCCTCGACATAGCCCGGTTCCTCAAGGCGCTGGACGCCATGGGCTACGACGGCCCGGTCACGGCCGAACCTTTCAGCGCGCGTGTGAACGCCCTGGCCCCGCGGGACGCCCTGCGGGAGACCTCCGAAGCCATGCATCGGGCATGGGCATCGGCTGGTATCGGATAA
- a CDS encoding histidinol-phosphatase, producing the protein MASSPERVSVHGGHSGEFCDHAEDKLEEIVRAYIAHGYAWVGITEHMPPERDALSYPDELAAGLNAVDQQARFAEYMATCRRLREKYASEIRILVAFETEGYSGYESWVPAMREAHEPDYIVGSVHQINDELFDGSPEWYRAAADTVGGVDELYRAYFDRQYEMITTLRPEVIGHFDLVRIFDPDYRARLVKPLVWERVVRNLEAIRDLGSILDFNLAALKKGQPEPYVSRPVLEQALKMEIAVVPGDDSHSVGNVDRHWDEGIRFLREAGCDLNWKCPA; encoded by the coding sequence ATGGCCTCATCTCCCGAACGTGTATCCGTCCACGGCGGCCATAGCGGGGAATTCTGCGACCACGCGGAAGACAAGCTGGAAGAGATCGTCAGGGCCTACATCGCCCATGGATACGCCTGGGTGGGCATCACCGAGCACATGCCGCCGGAGCGGGATGCATTGAGCTACCCCGACGAACTGGCGGCCGGGTTGAACGCCGTCGATCAACAGGCGAGATTTGCCGAGTACATGGCGACCTGTAGGCGGCTTCGGGAAAAGTACGCATCCGAAATCCGCATACTGGTAGCCTTCGAAACGGAAGGGTACAGCGGGTATGAAAGCTGGGTACCCGCGATGAGGGAGGCGCACGAACCCGACTATATCGTGGGTTCCGTGCACCAGATCAACGATGAGTTGTTCGATGGATCACCGGAATGGTACCGGGCCGCGGCGGATACGGTCGGGGGCGTGGACGAGCTGTACCGCGCGTACTTCGACCGCCAGTACGAAATGATCACGACGCTGCGTCCCGAGGTGATCGGCCATTTCGACCTGGTCCGGATCTTCGACCCCGACTACAGGGCGCGCCTCGTTAAGCCGCTCGTGTGGGAACGGGTCGTGCGCAATCTGGAGGCGATCCGGGATCTCGGTTCGATCCTGGACTTCAACCTGGCCGCGCTTAAAAAAGGTCAGCCCGAGCCCTATGTCTCCCGGCCGGTACTCGAGCAAGCCCTTAAAATGGAAATCGCCGTGGTACCTGGGGACGATTCCCACAGTGTAGGAAACGTCGACCGACACTGGGACGAGGGTATCCGTTTCCTGCGGGAAGCGGGGTGCGATCTGAACTGGAAGTGTCCTGCCTAG